In Cryptococcus deuterogattii R265 chromosome 4, complete sequence, a genomic segment contains:
- a CDS encoding inosine triphosphate pyrophosphatase has protein sequence MTSFVFVTGNANKLREVKAILAAGDSGIEVTSQSVDVPELQGTTQEVAIAKCKAAAEKLGTACVTEDTALCFEALNGLPGPYIKDFLTNIGHEGLNTLLNGFPTTRATALCTFAYSSGPGEEPILFEGRTEGNIVPARGSKIFGWDPIFQPLESGGRTYAEMDGEEKNKISHRYRALEKLRAYLSEQAK, from the exons ATGACCTCTTTTG TCTTCGTTACAGGTAACGCCAATAAGCTTCGAGAAGTCAAAGCCATCCTGGCTGCCGGTGACAGCGGTATTGAGGTGACCTCTCAATCTGTCGATG TTCCGGAGCTTCAAGGCACCACTCAAGAAGTAGCCATTGCCAAATGCAAGGCAGCCGCTGAAAAG CTTGGAACAGCTTGCGTGACTGAAGATACAGCCCTGTGCTTCGAAGCCCTCAATGGATTGCCTGGACCCTACATTAAAGACTTCCTGACTAATATCGGTCATGAAG GTCTTAACACTCTTCTCAACGGATTCCCTACCACTCGTGCAACTGCTCTTTGTACATTCGCATACTCTTCAGGGCCGGGTGAAGAACCTATTCTCTTTGAAGGTCGCACTGAAGGCAACATCGTCCCTGCTCGGGGCTCCAAGATCTTCGGCTGGGACCCGATTTTCCAGCCTCTtgagagtggaggaaggacgTATGctgagatggatggggaagaaaagaacaagatCTCTCATAGATATAGAGCTTTGGAAAAACTCAGAGCGTACCTGAGTGAGCAGGCAAAGTAG
- a CDS encoding arp2/3 complex 16 kDa subunit, whose product MQLLRSASLIAHPHNDVTTSSATSPHVDQASFPLSTLFSARQYTMSDYAFRKIDIDALDEDVLLPSDLYDPDPRGPDGVLEDAKRRSSEVRGLVSRGDVTGALNTILTDPPYGDGVDEAKNLTTSSLLLILNSTRSADIPNLIKNLDQVQQDRLMAYLYKGMAALGQGGEVSGSVLLTWHEKLTEAAGVGCIVRVMTDRKTL is encoded by the exons ATGCAATTGTTGAGAAGCGCTTCCTTAATTGCACACCCACACAACGACGTCACCACATCATCGGCCACTTCACCTCACGTCGACCAAgcatctttccctctttccaccctcttctcagcCAGGCAGTACACCATGTCAGACTACGCGTTCCGAAAGATCGATATCGATGCCTTGGACGAGGATGTTCTCCTGCCTTCCGATCTCTATGATCCCGATCCAAGAGGACCTGACGGCGTGCTCGAAGATgcgaagagaaggagttcAGAGGTTAGGGGTTTAGTGAGTCG AGGCGATGTGACTGGTGCGCTCAATACAATCTTGACAGATCCTCCATATGGCGATGGTGTGGATGAAGCCAAG AACCTTACGACTTCATCGCTCCTActcatcctcaactctACACGCTCAGCTGATATCCCGAACTTGATCAAGAATCTTGACCAAGTGCAACAAGACCGATTGATGGCGTACCTCTACAAGGGAATGGCGGCGTTGGGTCAGGGCGGAGAAGTCAGCGGAAGTGTGCTCCTGACGTGGCATGAAAAG CTCACCGAGGCCGCGGGCGTTGGGTGTATTGTGCGAGTTATGACCGATCGGAAGACATTGTAA